The DNA region CTATGAAAGCTGATTACCGCTTCAACGACTGGTGGTCACGCGGCAGCTGGACCATAAGCCCTAATATATCACCGGACCCAATTGATTTTTTTGCAGGTAAAAATGATATTCAGTTTGCTTTTTACACAGATATTGATTCCATTGCTTTTCCTGTAAACAGGGAAACAAAAAAGCAATTTTATGTACTTACTGCAAAAGGTGATTATGCACTAACAGAGGTAAGAAGCCTGCAATTAACCGGTATTGGATTTGATAATAAAGCAACATCAGAAGGATATAAATTCCAATATCAAACCAGCGCGAACAATAAATATTTACAAACCTTAAGAGAACAATACCAGCTAGACAAGGTGGTAGAAAATAAACAAACCGAAACAGAAAAAGCACTTGCCCTGCTGCATTGGGTACATAGCCAGTGGAAGCATGATGGTGACAATGAACCAAAGAAAAGTGATGCTCTTTCCATTTTGGCTGAAGTAAAAGAAGGAAAGAATTTCAGGTGTGTTGAGTACGGGATAGTAGGAACAGCTGCAATGAATGCTATGGGTATGCCTGCGCGTGTACTGGCATTGAAAACAAAAGATGTAGAAACAACAGAATATGGTGCAGGTCATGTTTTGATGGAAGTTTTCTTAAAAGAACATAATAAGTGGGTGCTGATGGATGGACAGTTTGATGTAATGCCGGTGCTGAATAATGTCCCGCTAAATGCAGTAGAGTTTCAGCATGCAATTGAAAATAATTATGA from Aridibaculum aurantiacum includes:
- a CDS encoding transglutaminase-like domain-containing protein; its protein translation is MKKLFLLTLLFAQLASYAQTTYKGLPVIRANSMKADYRFNDWWSRGSWTISPNISPDPIDFFAGKNDIQFAFYTDIDSIAFPVNRETKKQFYVLTAKGDYALTEVRSLQLTGIGFDNKATSEGYKFQYQTSANNKYLQTLREQYQLDKVVENKQTETEKALALLHWVHSQWKHDGDNEPKKSDALSILAEVKEGKNFRCVEYGIVGTAAMNAMGMPARVLALKTKDVETTEYGAGHVLMEVFLKEHNKWVLMDGQFDVMPVLNNVPLNAVEFQHAIENNYDELELRSGVGTRKHNYVSWVYPYLYYFDIKFDNRQLVDEQPVNYNGKKGLMLVPTGAKQPTVFQKQYPITYCAYTNSLADFYAAPF